The DNA region CATTTCTGGTCGGCCGCTCAGTTGGCATCCCTGAGAGATGGAGAAACGGAATGTCTGAGAGAAGGAGATACGGAGCGCGTAGGCGTGCCGTTGTCGCGATCGCAGCGTCGGTAGGAATTACGGCCCTGGCTGCAACCTTTGTGCACAATGCCTCGGCATCCAGTTCCGCTCCGAAGTCCGCCCCGTCGGTGCAGGATGCCGCTGCCTCTGCTCCCCTCGGAGGCGACGGCCAGACGAACCTCGGAGGCGATGGCCAGACGAACTTCGGAGGCGACGGCCAGACGAAGCACCACGACAGGAAGGACGACGACGGACGGATCCGTGTCAACGAGCGAACGTATTCAACAGAGCCGGGTGTGTGCACCGCTGTGATCAGTAGTCCCGCCACCAGCTTCAACGCCCGAAACGAGAGTGACAAGACCGTCGAATTCTTCAACGGGATTACCTGCGACGCCGGCGCTCCAATTGCGACTATTGGGCCCCGAGGCTCCATCAGCGCAATCCCCGGCACGATGGTCTTCGATGGGGCCGTGGTGCCGTACGCGCTTGTAGGCAGCTTCCGAGCGATCGACAAACACCACTGATCCCACGCGGACCGAGGGCAGCGACAATCCTGCCTGTGGCACTGGGAGCCCGGCCCGCCGCAATTGGGCCGGGTCCGTGCCCATAGAGCTGTGATTCCGAGGTTCGTAGATGATGCCGCGCCCTGTGCGGGTGGCCTCGCTGCGCGGGAGGGTGGTGTCGCGGACCGCGGTGACCGCCCGCTCGGTGACGGAGCGGACCTGTGCGTCGAGTAGGGACATGAGCGCCGACACCCATCGGGTTTGTGCGGAGAGTCGTTTCCGGACGACCAGGGCTGCGATGTCCGTCTTGCTGAGAATGCCGGCGCGCTCGGTTCGCTGCGCGACGTCATGGAAGACCTCGTCGTAGTGCGGTGAGACGCGGGCCAGGTAGCCGGCACGGGCGGGGATCAGGACGTCCCACACCCGGTTGCGGAGGGCAGCGGACTCCTCGCCGGCCGGCGTGTCCGTGGTCTTCTTCATGTCCGCATCATGCCGGTGTGGCCGGCCTGCGGGTGGCGGCCGGTCATGTGGGATCAGGCGGGCCGGCCGGACGCGACGGGACCGTTGGTGGCGCCGGCGGCGGGGGAGGCCTGCCCCGCCCGCCGCGCGCCCGCGTCCCTCGGCACCGCCCGGGATGACTACCGTCTTCCCTTGGTTGCCTGTTCCTTGCTTGCACAACGCTTGAGGAGTGAGCGGGAACGCGGTGGCCACCCAGCGGGGGAGGGGTTGGGAAGCAGCCTCTCGGGCTCTTCGCCGGGCGTCGGCCCGGTGAAGAGCCCTCCCCCTTGTGCTGCCTGTCACAGCGCTGTCAGGGTGCCTTGCTGTCGTGGTCGTGGGCAGGCGTACGGGGATGTGTTGCCCTTGTAGGGAGACCAGCATGACGAGCTCCCGCGTGCCGCGGCCCTCGCCCGAGGCATCCGTGACGGTGCCGTGATCGCCCGCCTGGAGCGGGAGGTGGCGCAGCTGCGGCAGGCCCTCAGCTCGCATGCGATGGTGGACCAGGTCATCGGGGTCCTCGCCGCGGTCCACCGGCTGGCGCCGGCCGTCGGGTTCGAGGTGCTGCGCGAGGTCTCCCAGCACACCAGCACCAAGCTGCACACGGTGGCCGAGTCGGTGATCGCCTGGGCGCTGGGCCAGGAGCTGCCCGAGCGGGTGGGGCGGGAACTGGAGGCGGCCGTGCACCAGCGCACCCGCCGGCACGATGCCCCGGACGCCGAACCCGCGTAGAACACCGCGCCCGGCGCGGCGCCAGTCAGCCGGTCAGCCGGTCAGGGCCTGTTCGACGGTGGGATGGCAGTCGATGACGTCGTCCAGGCCGACAAGCTCAAGGACCCGCAGCACCGACGGCTGGGCGCCGGCGATACGCAGCCATCCCTGCGCGTTGCTCATGGCCTGGTGGGCGGTGATGAGGGCGTTGATGCCGCTGGAGTCCATGAAGGTCACGCCGCTGAGGTCGACCACGGTCCTGGGCGGCGTCGCGTCGTCGAAGGACAACAGCGCCTTGCTGAAGATGTCCGTGACGCCGTGGTCGATCTCGCCGCTCAGGGTGAGGACCCGGATGCCGTCGACGGCGCGGTGGCCGACCAACAGGCCGGGCCGGGCTGCTCTGTGG from Streptomyces sp. ALI-76-A includes:
- a CDS encoding ANTAR domain-containing protein, giving the protein MIARLEREVAQLRQALSSHAMVDQVIGVLAAVHRLAPAVGFEVLREVSQHTSTKLHTVAESVIAWALGQELPERVGRELEAAVHQRTRRHDAPDAEPA
- a CDS encoding STAS domain-containing protein, which gives rise to MTDPHRAARPGLLVGHRAVDGIRVLTLSGEIDHGVTDIFSKALLSFDDATPPRTVVDLSGVTFMDSSGINALITAHQAMSNAQGWLRIAGAQPSVLRVLELVGLDDVIDCHPTVEQALTG